One window from the genome of Candidatus Saccharibacteria bacterium encodes:
- the rplL gene encoding 50S ribosomal protein L7/L12, producing MAEETSTNPKFDTIIDQIANLSALELSELVKALEEKFGVSAQAPVMAMGAMPAAAGETAGEEKSEFEVVLTSVGDKKINVIKAVREITGLGLAESKALVEAAPKTLKEAVKKEEAEEIKAKLTEAGASVELK from the coding sequence ATGGCTGAAGAAACATCAACCAACCCAAAATTTGATACTATTATAGATCAAATTGCAAATCTAAGTGCTCTAGAACTTTCAGAATTAGTGAAAGCCCTAGAAGAGAAGTTTGGCGTAAGTGCCCAAGCCCCAGTAATGGCTATGGGTGCAATGCCTGCAGCAGCTGGAGAAACAGCTGGAGAAGAGAAGAGTGAATTTGAGGTAGTCCTGACTAGTGTTGGAGATAAGAAAATCAATGTAATTAAAGCTGTTCGTGAAATCACTGGCTTGGGGTTAGCCGAAAGTAAAGCTCTAGTAGAAGCTGCTCCTAAGACCCTCAAGGAAGCTGTCAAGAAAGAGGAAGCTGAAGAAATTAAAGCAAAATTGACTGAAGCTGGTGCTAGCGTTGAGCTTAAATAA
- a CDS encoding 50S ribosomal protein L10, translating into MAKNKAKKSQALELVTQLLNERKYLFSIVYKGLDAEAIEVVRKELRSQDISLTVSKNTLTRKALADAKVNPESINQLLSGQVALVFGQDGVEVAKSLKELHKTYPQLEVTAGLEDNTTLLTPEQVTILADLPSKEQLLAQLAATIAAPLTGTVRTLAGNLSGLVNVLNNLSQKTN; encoded by the coding sequence ATGGCAAAGAACAAAGCTAAGAAAAGTCAAGCATTAGAATTAGTAACCCAATTACTGAATGAGAGAAAATACCTATTTTCAATAGTTTACAAGGGTCTTGATGCTGAGGCAATTGAGGTAGTCCGCAAAGAACTAAGGAGTCAAGATATTAGCTTGACTGTCAGCAAAAATACCTTGACTCGTAAAGCCTTAGCCGACGCTAAGGTCAATCCAGAATCCATCAATCAGCTTCTTAGTGGTCAGGTAGCCCTAGTATTTGGTCAGGATGGAGTAGAGGTTGCCAAATCACTCAAAGAACTTCACAAGACATATCCTCAGCTTGAAGTAACAGCCGGACTCGAAGACAATACTACTTTACTCACTCCCGAACAAGTTACAATTCTTGCCGATCTACCTAGCAAAGAACAACTCTTAGCACAATTGGCCGCTACAATCGCTGCACCTCTGACTGGTACAGTCCGGACCCTTGCTGGAAACCTTTCTGGTCTAGTGAATGTTCTAAATAACTTAAGTCAAAAAACTAATTAA
- a CDS encoding S41 family peptidase: protein MTKPITFIAGIVLGVSLAYFNLPLTPKDSKLSTAMEQEFQPIFETLTLIQDKYARDYDIAKLVDSANKGLVAGLGDDFSYQLNAEEFSQLEASLNSTFSGVGIRLDQTEGKTFVVTPIKDSPALAAGIKAGDQILKVDDQDIADQPLDLIISKITGPVDSYVTLDVMRGEEPLQFKIQRKEIIAPSTNLEYKNDVAILDIDQFARNTADEVADYLAEPELQSSKELIIDLRNNPGGYLDSVVTIADYFLDSGTIYSQKGKQAEHSESADKEILVPSELKIVVLIDKNSASAAEILAGALKDNHRATLIGQKTYGKGSVQELIDVDQDNYLRLTTALWYTPDGINIDHEGITPDTTLESDQDSLEYSLNN, encoded by the coding sequence TTGACCAAGCCTATTACATTTATAGCTGGCATTGTCCTGGGGGTTAGCCTAGCTTATTTCAATCTACCTCTGACCCCCAAAGATTCAAAACTTAGCACAGCAATGGAGCAAGAATTTCAACCAATATTTGAAACCCTAACACTGATTCAAGATAAATATGCTAGAGATTATGACATTGCTAAGCTGGTTGACTCAGCCAACAAGGGACTAGTTGCTGGACTAGGGGATGATTTCAGCTATCAACTCAATGCTGAAGAGTTTTCTCAACTTGAAGCTAGCCTAAATAGTACTTTTAGTGGCGTTGGTATCCGCCTAGACCAGACAGAGGGTAAGACTTTTGTTGTAACCCCGATCAAAGATTCCCCAGCTCTAGCTGCTGGAATCAAAGCTGGTGATCAAATTCTCAAAGTCGATGATCAGGATATTGCTGATCAGCCCCTAGACCTGATTATTAGCAAAATTACTGGACCAGTTGATAGCTATGTCACCCTTGATGTTATGAGGGGCGAGGAGCCACTCCAATTCAAAATCCAGCGCAAAGAGATCATCGCCCCATCCACCAATCTTGAATACAAGAATGATGTAGCAATCCTAGATATTGATCAGTTTGCTAGAAATACAGCAGATGAAGTGGCTGATTATCTTGCTGAGCCTGAATTGCAATCCAGCAAAGAGCTGATCATTGATCTCAGGAACAATCCTGGTGGCTATCTAGATAGTGTAGTCACTATTGCTGACTATTTTCTCGATTCTGGGACTATCTATTCGCAAAAAGGAAAGCAAGCAGAGCATAGTGAATCAGCCGACAAGGAGATCTTGGTGCCGTCTGAACTAAAGATTGTAGTACTTATCGACAAGAATAGTGCTTCAGCTGCCGAAATCCTTGCAGGGGCTCTCAAGGATAATCATCGAGCTACACTCATAGGTCAAAAGACCTATGGCAAGGGAAGTGTTCAAGAGTTAATTGATGTCGATCAAGATAATTACTTGAGACTGACCACAGCCCTCTGGTACACCCCAGATGGCATCAATATCGACCATGAAGGAATTACCCCAGATACTACCCTAGAATCAGACCAGGATAGTCTGGAATATTCTCTAAATAACTAA
- a CDS encoding CHAP domain-containing protein: MKLSNLARTILISGLAIIFLLSPIQIFADQLQDQINALDAQINQRQETLNQLRDKQDTLEDKLALLDAEIDYARVSIADTKAKLSQTETEIQTINEDLQDQKVLLSQNFRLLYQENQVKTLELLVSSSSLSDFVNRQEYISKIGEKIDASIADIKSLKDQLEQEYKNQQQLAAAQQAQADNLAAQIAEQQRILSVTNGEEAKYQDLIAQDQEKRVELEAQQAAAIAAASQQITYTGGDGSYPWSGVSFPSFQSDPWGFYLRQCTSYAAWKRATIGKAIPAWGTMGPADAKNWVGWANSFGYSVDQNPQYGDVAVYQGGVYGHVGIVEEVLDGGNSVRISEYNAQFDGQFSYSVWPASSLMFIH; encoded by the coding sequence ATGAAGCTTAGCAATCTAGCTCGTACAATCTTGATTTCAGGTTTAGCTATTATATTTCTTCTTTCCCCAATCCAGATTTTTGCTGACCAGTTACAAGACCAGATTAATGCACTAGATGCTCAGATCAACCAAAGACAAGAGACACTCAACCAATTACGAGACAAACAAGATACTCTAGAGGATAAGTTGGCTCTTCTTGATGCTGAGATCGATTATGCCAGAGTTAGTATAGCTGATACCAAAGCGAAGCTTAGTCAAACCGAAACTGAAATCCAAACAATCAATGAAGATCTTCAGGATCAGAAAGTATTGCTCAGTCAAAACTTTCGACTCTTATATCAAGAGAACCAGGTCAAAACACTAGAGCTTTTGGTTAGTAGCTCTAGTCTGAGTGACTTTGTCAACAGGCAAGAATATATCTCCAAGATTGGAGAGAAGATCGATGCTAGTATTGCAGACATTAAGTCTCTGAAAGATCAACTTGAGCAAGAATACAAAAATCAACAACAGTTAGCAGCCGCTCAACAAGCTCAGGCTGACAATCTAGCAGCACAGATTGCTGAGCAACAACGTATCCTGAGCGTTACCAATGGTGAAGAAGCAAAATATCAGGATCTAATAGCTCAAGACCAAGAGAAAAGAGTTGAATTAGAAGCCCAGCAAGCAGCTGCTATTGCTGCAGCTTCCCAACAAATCACTTATACTGGAGGGGATGGCTCCTATCCTTGGTCTGGTGTTAGCTTTCCAAGTTTTCAATCAGATCCTTGGGGATTTTACTTGCGTCAATGCACCAGCTATGCAGCCTGGAAAAGGGCAACTATCGGTAAAGCAATTCCGGCTTGGGGAACAATGGGCCCTGCTGATGCTAAGAATTGGGTAGGCTGGGCAAATAGTTTTGGCTATAGCGTTGACCAAAACCCTCAGTATGGTGACGTTGCGGTTTATCAGGGTGGAGTCTATGGGCATGTTGGGATTGTCGAAGAAGTTCTTGATGGTGGCAACTCTGTCAGGATTAGTGAGTACAATGCTCAATTCGATGGCCAATTCTCCTATAGTGTCTGGCCTGCCAGTAGTTTAATGTTTATACACTAG